A single region of the Pueribacillus theae genome encodes:
- a CDS encoding alkaline phosphatase family protein, which translates to MKRMKKMLYTIIIAFFFIIGILSIFLIKSFKPDVQSLGGKQMTHSAKPVVLLIIDSLMDKPLQKAIEEGRAPAFQFLIDNGYYDSNMISSYPTMSVTIDSTLLTGTYSDKHRVPALVWYNEKEKRLVSYGSAKEEILKLGVKNILEDSIVNLNAHHLSRDVNTIHEAAASKGLQSASINALLYRGTEKKTLRLPTIMAKLNVAPKKLQVETPTLFSYGALAQFNPKNNKNNNIWDGFGFNDKFSAQELKYFIQHETVPAFTIAYFSDLDKMVHKKGPVNHLKGIEDADKQLQEIFNSFDSWEEAVKEVVWIVMGDSGQAEIGKDKKESLIDLKSKLGMYKIHKITESVKQEDQLVLAVNERMAFIYSLDEQVTLEDIVNKFKDDHRLNFIAWKSGSNVNVVANGKKMNFHLGGDFKDEYHQSWSLEGDLSALDLTLKNKQIFFGKYPDALARLHSSLHSHSGNYIIVDAKPGFEFVGEGTPVHLGGGSHGSIHEKDSIVPLIVAGTDKRPAHSRIVDLYPWILQLMHQ; encoded by the coding sequence ATGAAAAGGATGAAAAAAATGCTGTATACCATTATCATCGCCTTTTTTTTTATTATAGGGATTTTAAGTATATTTTTAATTAAAAGTTTTAAACCCGATGTGCAGTCATTGGGTGGCAAACAAATGACTCATTCAGCCAAACCCGTTGTCCTTCTCATCATAGATTCATTAATGGACAAACCTCTTCAGAAAGCGATTGAAGAAGGACGGGCGCCGGCCTTTCAATTTTTGATAGATAATGGGTACTATGATTCGAATATGATAAGCAGTTATCCGACCATGTCTGTCACAATAGATAGCACGTTATTGACTGGAACGTATTCAGATAAACATCGGGTGCCTGCACTCGTTTGGTATAACGAGAAAGAAAAACGCCTTGTAAGTTATGGAAGTGCAAAAGAGGAAATTTTAAAACTAGGTGTAAAAAATATACTTGAAGATAGCATTGTCAATTTAAATGCTCATCATTTAAGCCGTGATGTGAATACCATCCATGAAGCAGCGGCTTCCAAAGGTTTACAAAGTGCATCAATCAATGCGCTTCTCTATCGCGGAACTGAAAAAAAAACGTTGCGGCTGCCTACTATCATGGCGAAATTGAACGTAGCGCCAAAAAAACTACAAGTTGAAACACCAACGCTGTTTTCCTATGGTGCGCTCGCACAGTTCAACCCGAAAAATAACAAAAACAATAATATATGGGATGGTTTTGGTTTTAATGATAAATTTTCAGCGCAAGAGCTAAAATATTTCATTCAGCATGAAACGGTTCCAGCATTTACAATCGCTTATTTTTCGGATCTTGACAAAATGGTTCATAAAAAAGGACCGGTTAACCATCTCAAAGGTATCGAAGATGCAGATAAACAGCTTCAGGAAATATTCAATTCTTTCGACTCATGGGAAGAGGCGGTAAAAGAAGTTGTTTGGATCGTAATGGGAGATAGTGGACAAGCAGAAATTGGCAAAGATAAAAAAGAATCGTTGATTGACTTAAAGTCCAAGTTGGGCATGTATAAAATACACAAAATCACTGAGTCTGTTAAACAAGAGGATCAGCTCGTATTGGCTGTAAACGAAAGAATGGCGTTCATTTATAGTCTGGATGAGCAAGTGACGCTTGAAGATATCGTGAACAAATTCAAGGACGATCATCGGCTCAATTTTATTGCTTGGAAAAGTGGCTCCAACGTGAATGTAGTGGCCAATGGGAAAAAGATGAACTTTCATCTAGGTGGCGATTTCAAAGATGAATATCACCAATCCTGGTCGCTTGAAGGTGATCTGTCTGCTTTAGATCTTACGTTGAAAAACAAACAAATTTTCTTTGGAAAATATCCAGACGCGTTAGCCCGTTTACACAGTTCATTACATTCACACTCCGGCAATTATATTATTGTTGATGCAAAACCGGGCTTTGAATTTGTTGGTGAAGGGACACCTGTCCACTTGGGGGGAGGATCACATGGCTCAATACACGAGAAAGATTCAATCGTCCCATTGATTGTAGCAGGCACTGATAAGAGGCCGGCACATTCGCGAATTGTCGATCTTTATCCATGGATTTTACAATTAATGCACCAATGA
- a CDS encoding YktB family protein, whose protein sequence is MDKFEGFTKKDFDTFTIEGLEDRMEAIQERIQPKFQLIGKTLTEDISALAGDEMFLHIAKHARRTKNPPNDTWLAISANKRGYKKHPHFQVGLFDDHVFIWLAYIYELPNKKEIGHTFLQHIDDIQTKIPKNFVISHDHTKKDASTLGEIDLTKALERFRDVKKAEFLIGQHVAAEDPLLKDGQAFLHFAKNTFEALMPLYKLSINE, encoded by the coding sequence GTGGATAAGTTTGAGGGATTTACAAAAAAAGATTTTGACACCTTTACAATTGAAGGACTTGAAGACCGGATGGAAGCAATCCAAGAGCGAATCCAGCCAAAATTTCAACTTATCGGCAAAACATTAACAGAAGATATATCCGCATTAGCAGGGGATGAAATGTTTTTGCACATTGCAAAACACGCAAGAAGAACAAAAAACCCGCCAAATGATACTTGGTTGGCAATTTCCGCAAATAAACGGGGCTACAAAAAACATCCACATTTTCAAGTCGGTTTATTTGACGACCATGTTTTTATATGGTTGGCGTACATTTATGAACTGCCGAACAAAAAGGAAATCGGACACACCTTTCTACAGCATATTGATGACATACAAACAAAAATTCCAAAAAACTTTGTTATCTCTCACGATCATACGAAAAAAGACGCTTCTACCCTGGGGGAGATTGACTTAACGAAAGCCCTTGAACGTTTTAGAGACGTGAAAAAGGCCGAATTTTTAATCGGACAACATGTAGCAGCAGAAGATCCGCTTTTGAAAGATGGACAAGCGTTTTTACATTTTGCAAAGAACACTTTTGAAGCACTTATGCCTTTATATAAATTGTCGATAAACGAATAG
- a CDS encoding inositol monophosphatase family protein, with the protein MLDEHWRQLFGHAEEWIKEAGKLIKQSFQNEITIQFKTNFSDLVTNIDKQVEQFLTSNIHKAYPDHRVLGEEGFGDFIESSEGTVWIIDPIDGTTNFVNQQRHFAISVAIYHHGAGKIGMIYDVVADEFYHCLKGEGAYLNGVKLPQLKEKKLSQSLIGLNATWVTKNRRIDPAVLAPLVNAARGIRSYGSAAIEIAYVASGRLDGYISMRLSPWDFAAGMLLIDEVGGKITRINGESINLFEQNSVFVANPFIHEEILHNFILPKFDKK; encoded by the coding sequence ATGCTTGATGAACATTGGAGGCAGCTTTTTGGTCATGCAGAAGAGTGGATAAAAGAAGCGGGCAAGCTCATAAAGCAATCGTTTCAAAATGAAATTACAATTCAATTTAAAACGAATTTCTCAGATCTTGTAACAAATATAGATAAACAAGTGGAACAATTTTTAACTTCAAATATTCATAAGGCTTATCCAGATCATCGGGTGCTGGGTGAAGAAGGCTTCGGAGACTTCATCGAGTCATCGGAAGGGACGGTATGGATTATTGATCCGATTGACGGGACAACAAATTTTGTAAACCAGCAGCGCCATTTTGCGATCTCAGTTGCGATCTACCATCATGGTGCCGGAAAAATTGGAATGATCTATGATGTCGTTGCAGATGAGTTCTATCATTGTTTAAAGGGAGAGGGAGCTTATTTAAACGGCGTAAAATTGCCCCAACTAAAAGAAAAAAAGCTGTCACAATCACTCATAGGCCTTAATGCGACTTGGGTGACAAAAAATAGAAGAATTGATCCGGCAGTGTTGGCTCCGCTTGTGAACGCAGCCAGAGGGATACGTTCATATGGCTCAGCCGCGATTGAAATTGCTTATGTGGCATCAGGAAGGCTTGATGGCTATATCTCAATGCGGCTTTCCCCGTGGGACTTTGCAGCAGGGATGCTGCTGATCGATGAAGTTGGCGGGAAAATAACGAGGATTAATGGAGAGTCGATTAATTTATTTGAGCAAAATTCTGTTTTTGTCGCAAATCCATTTATCCATGAAGAAATATTACATAACTTTATTTTGCCTAAATTCGATAAAAAATAA
- a CDS encoding DUF5325 family protein, translated as MVKQNIIFLLLSFIVVFFILLVGVLLAENLLLYALLSLIIAFGFMGYGFRLKRKWNTK; from the coding sequence TTGGTTAAGCAAAATATTATTTTCCTGCTGCTTTCATTCATCGTTGTTTTTTTTATTCTTTTGGTTGGTGTATTACTTGCGGAAAACTTGCTTTTATATGCGTTGCTTTCTTTAATTATAGCCTTTGGATTCATGGGTTACGGATTTCGGCTTAAAAGAAAATGGAATACGAAATAA